The following are encoded together in the Daucus carota subsp. sativus chromosome 5, DH1 v3.0, whole genome shotgun sequence genome:
- the LOC108221465 gene encoding uncharacterized protein LOC108221465, whose translation MASEGTARANTGSSEAGEPITAQQMMELLRTQAAAFAAQQPQQPIEPVVTFKMFQSMHPPEFKGTADPIEARNWLKEIEKAFELVRVGNEQKTGFVSYFLKGEANYWWDSRKVVEGTGTVTWERFTELFLEKYFPTYMQDQMEVKFLELKHGNMSVADYEAKFTELSRFVPDYVDTEGKRAKRFQQGLKPWIRSRVAMFELKDYTVVVQKAMIIEGESDFSQKEKEGKKRKMEASEGSQH comes from the coding sequence ATGGCTTCCGAGGGAACGGCTCGAGCTAATACTGGTAGTAGTGAAGCAGGAGAACCCATTACTGCACAGCAGATGATGGAACTTCTACGTACGCAGGCTGCAGCTTTTGCGGCCCAGCAACCTCAACAGCCAATAGAGCCAGTGGTAACCTTTAAAATGTTTCAATCTATGCATCCTCCAGAATTCAAAGGAACAGCGGATCCAATTGAGGCCAGGAATTGGCTGAAAGAGATTGAGAAGGCATTTGAATTGGTTCGAGTAGGGAATGAACAGAAAACTGGATTCGTGAGTTACTTTCTGAAAGGCGAAGCTAATTACTGGTGGGACTCTCGGAAAGTAGTGGAAGGTACGGGTACAGTTACTTGGGAAAGATTTACGGAGTTATTTCTTGAAAAGTACTTTCCTACTTATATGCAAGATCAAATGGAAGTTAAGTTTTTAGAGTTGAAACATGGAAATATGAGTGTAGCAGATTATGAAGCAAAATTTACAGAGCTTTCTAGGTTTGTCCCCGACTATGTCGATACCGAGGGGAAAAGAGCAAAACGATTTCAGCAGGGACTGAAACCTTGGATCAGAAGCAGGGTAGCTATGTTTGAGTTGAAAGATTATACAGTTGTTGTCCAGAAAGCAATGAttattgaaggagaaagtgatttCTCTCAGAAAGAGAAAGAAGGAAAGAAGAGGAAGATGGAAGCATCTGAAGGAAGTCAACACTAG